tttttcccccccgtgtgtgtgcgtgctgtATACAGATTCACCACTCCGATCGTACGCGGTCTCTCGGGTATCTCTGCCAGGCACGATCACACGGATCGTCGATTCGCGGCCAGCCGCGGTGCCCGTGCGTGAGTACTCCCGTACCCATCTGTCGCTCTCTTTCCACCCGGGGCGTTCGCTCGCGGAAAGCATCCACCGATTCGgatgtaaaaattatttaacataatATCTGGGTATTACAATTTATCATCATCTCGTTTGTTTGAAGAAGCAATCTGGGAGAGCCTGGACGGAGAGCCTTTCGCTGTACGTGTGCACGTTCTCTCGCGGCGTGCCGTTCCGGAGATTTTTCCGTCTTGTCGGTTGCTATAAAAAGGGGTTACAGCATTCGGATACCGGCACAATCCATTAACGATCGTTGAACGGCAGACGAGCTGGTGTTTTACCAAGCGAAGTGATCGCAGTGACATTTCGAACGACAGAACCCCGAACGACCGCAGCATCccacgtgtgtgagtgtgtgtgtttgtgtgatagTGAGCAAATCGAAATCAGAGCAGAACAGTTGTGGTTTGAAGCAATTCCGgtgcaaacaagcaaaccagTGGCAAGCTACTAGAATGAAAGTGTTTATCGCAATCGCTGCCCTTCTGGCCGTGAGCATGGCTGCTCCGGCACCCGCTACCGAGCAGACCGGAGCGTTCGGCATGATGGCCAAGTACTTCGGTTCCTGTCTGGAGAGCGACGACATGGGCACCTGCTTTGCCGTCAAGGGTATTACCGCACTGAACAGGGCGGCCCGTGCCGCCAACATCGAGCTGGCACCTGGTGTCACTTTCGCAAGGTGATTACATTTTCCTACGCCAAAACGCTTAGAGACCCCAACCTAGAGATTCGAGTGTTTGTATTGCATGGTGCAAGTGTGCTTTAAGCTAACGAAGCTAATGGACAAGTTCGGCTGTGTTCATATAAATCGAGTGAACTAATGAGCTAGACGAAGAATGCCCAAGTTACAACATTAGCAGAATATGTTCCATTTGTGGAGTTTACTTTGTCCAAAGTGTAAAAATGGTGGCTTCATACACTAGTTATTTGGTTAGAATTGAAGCATCTTAGTAACTAAAATAGGAGTACAATCAACTTCCAAAAAGCATGAGATAGTTACCTTCCTGCTCTTGAGCATctctttataaaaataatgaatatttatcTTGCGTCTGAGAGTCTTCTTAACGCACGCGTCTtaagatattaaaaaaaacttcagcTCTCTTTAagaaatagttaaaaaaaacttatttcgATTGAGTAACGTTATTGTTTTGAGCggattaaattttgtttggaaatcaTTATTAAATCATCTTGTTACACAATCTTGCAACCATTAAGTGGAAAAGAATtccatgtatttttttaaatagacaTTTTGCAGTTTAAGTGACCTCTTAGACAGAAATTGCTTAACCGATCAACGTTAACAAATAGGGAGATTTACCAAGTTTTGTCTAAAAGGATACACGCTAATGGACCAATTTATTCTAACTCTTTACGCAGAGACCCAGCGGTACCGGCTGAGCGTACCGGAAAGGCCATCTCGGAGAATGAGATCGTCAACACGCTGCCAACTGATTCGGAACAGAAGACGGACGCCCTATTTGACCTGGCGATTGACTCCGCTAAGCGTCTGTTCAGTGCCCGCTCGATCCAGTTCAAGCTGCCGGAGGAGACGACCGAGACGATCGCCCGCTCGCTGGAGGAAGGTAGACTGCTGAAGAAAGGTGCGTACCGTGTCCAACCGTGTCCCATACTAACCGAACGCCattccttttgtttgcttccgtaCACCCAAACGCTACATCCCTTACACCCCGTAAAACCCAATAAACTCCCCCACCGTCCTCGCTAACTCGATCGTGTGTTGGGCCGTGAATAACGACCACacgtcaaaacaaaactttacggggggtttaaaacaaatgtcgtcgtgcaccggttctacTCCGCAGGCAAGAAGCTGAAGAAGGTGCTCGGCCCGCTGGTTCTCGCTCTCGGTGGCAAGCTGTTCGCCCTGCTGCCACTGTTCCTCGGTGCCGTCGCACTGCTCGCCGTGAAGGCTCTGCTCGTCTCGAAGGTGGCGTTCGTGATGGCTGCCGTACTGGCCGCCCAGAAGTTCCtcggcggcggtggtggttctCCGCTGAATCTGCTCTCCAAGGTCGCTGGTGGTTCGTCCGGTGGCGTGGTCGGAGGTGGTGCGTCGGCCGGAGCTGGCGGATGGTCGTCGGGAGCTAGTGCCGGTGGCTGGTCCAACACTGGAGCCGCCTCCGCCCAGTACCCGTACGCTCGCAGCTACGATACCGCCCAGGAACTCGCCTACAGTGCACAGGCGCCGTCGCAGTAAGGTCCCCGCGTAGAACAAGATCGCTTCCCGGATCCAACCTAAGATCCGGTCGGGACGAACTTGCAAAATAGCCGTAGAACCGTGCCCGTGTGCggttctgaaatcgatttctgtCCTCTTTTCTTCGTTGGTTCCCTTCGAACTCTTCTTCCTCGCCCTGTACACACTATCTAGTCTTCTGCGtatgtctctctctctcgcgcgcgCTCTAACGCTGCCTTCAGGTGGCCGGACGGCAAAACTCTCCGGTATAGTCCATGCGCTAATCAGCACTCGTCTGCAGCGGTTCGTAACCGACGAAAGCGGAGCAAACAGGCGGATGCGCGCATCTTCATTATTTCCACTAGGCGGCAAGGACCCACCATTCCTCTGCCTCCATTTCCCCAAACCCCCCCACGTCCCCGGCAGCGCAGCGCATTTCACACTTGGCACTTCGGCACGAAATTGAGAGCGGACCCACGCAAAACCGCTCCGGACCCGGAACCTCCATGGTCCGGATGTCCGTTTATGTAAATACACCGACCAAACGCCGATCGAAGGTGAATTGTGTGTGCAATGGGGATGGGTGTGTGGATACATGGATGTTTTGGGTAGGGTGGGTGTAGTTTGTTTAGCTTTCTCTTCTTCGCTGGATCCTTCGGCGGATTCAGCTGTACGGGATATTTTCACTAGCACTAGCGCCATCTTCACCGCACCCTCTTCATCAGCTCGGCCCGTTTCGGGGTGGTTCGGAAACAACAGCCTCGACGGTATCGCAGCCTCATTCTTCAGCGCTTCTACAtaactcacacacgcacatgaagaggaaacaaaacaaaaacaacaacaaccgacgCTCACACATACTCatagcaaacaacacaaacacaacaa
This region of Anopheles marshallii chromosome 2, idAnoMarsDA_429_01, whole genome shotgun sequence genomic DNA includes:
- the LOC128708224 gene encoding uncharacterized protein LOC128708224, giving the protein MKVFIAIAALLAVSMAAPAPATEQTGAFGMMAKYFGSCLESDDMGTCFAVKGITALNRAARAANIELAPGVTFARDPAVPAERTGKAISENEIVNTLPTDSEQKTDALFDLAIDSAKRLFSARSIQFKLPEETTETIARSLEEGRLLKKGKKLKKVLGPLVLALGGKLFALLPLFLGAVALLAVKALLVSKVAFVMAAVLAAQKFLGGGGGSPLNLLSKVAGGSSGGVVGGGASAGAGGWSSGASAGGWSNTGAASAQYPYARSYDTAQELAYSAQAPSQ